The following is a genomic window from Roseitalea porphyridii.
CTGGTCCTGCTGCCACCGGGACCGAACGGGCCCGTCGGCAATGCGTGGATCGGACTTTCCAAGCGCACCTACGGCATTCACGGCACCCCGGAACCGCGCGAGATCGGCGTCAGCGAGAGCGTCGGTTGCGTGCGGCTGACCAACTGGGATGCGCTCGAACTGGCGCGGCTCGTGCGCCGTGGCGTCCCGGTCACATTCATCGACTGAAACGTGCCGGCACGCTCGCATGCCGCGACGCGCCGGTGTACATTGCAGCGCACAATGGGCACATTGGCCCACCAGAACAAAGACGGGATGGCGGCATGATCGAGGAACTCGAAACGATCGGCGTGATCGGCGCCGGACAGATGGGCAGGGGAATCGCGCAGGTCTCGGCCGGGGCCGGCTGCAGGGTGATCCTGTCGGACGTGTCCGTCGAAGCCGCGCAGGCGGGCCTCGACAAGGTCGCTGACGGCACCGGCAAGCAGGTCGAGGCGGGACGCATGGAGGCGGCCGACCGCGACGCGCTGCTGGCCCGCATCTCCGTGGCGGCCGGCATGGAAGGCCTGTCCGATTGCGATCTGGTGATCGAGGCGGCGAGCGAGAACGAACAGGTCAAGCGCGCCATCTTCGCCGAGCTGTGCCCGGCGCTGAAGCCCGAGGCGATGATCGCGTCCAACACCTCGTCGATCTCGATCACACGACTTGCCGCCGCCACCGACCGGCCCGAGCGCTTCATGGGTATCCACTTCATGAACCCGGTGCCGCGCATGAAGCTGGTCGAACTTGTGCGCGGCATCGCCACCGCCGATGCGACCTTCGAACTGGCCCGGGCCTATGTCGACCGGCTCGGCAAGACCGCCACCGTGTCGGAGGACTTCCCGGCCTTCATCGTCAACCGCATCCTGCTGCCGATGATCAACGAGGCGATCTACACGCTCTATGAGGGCGTCGGCTCGGTGGAGGCGATCGATACGGCGATGAAGCTCGGCGCCAACCACCCGATGGGACCGCTGGAACTGGCCGACTTCATCGGGCTCGACACGTGCCTGTCGATCATGCAGGTGCTGCATGACGGACTGGCCGACTCCAAGTACCGGCCCTGCCCGCTGCTGGTCAAATATGTCGAGGCCGGCTGGCTCGGCCGCAAGACCGGACGCGGCTTCTACGACTATCGCGGCGAAACGCCGGTCCCGACGCGGTAAGTGGTCACTTACGAAAAGATCAGTAGAGCGGCGAGACGCTGCCGTCGGCCAGATCCGGCCGCTGCGGCACGCCGGCCGAGCCGAGCGTGCGCAGGCCGGCCAGTCCCCGCGTGACGGCGCCGCGCAGCGGACCCTGGCGCGAGGGCCGCGCGGCAGCCGGCGGCACATGCCGCTGACGGGTGGGCTGAGGAAAGGCGATGACGCTCGATGAGGCGGACGGCACGGTCATGTCTGGCTCCGGTTCGTTGTCCTCCCGAACGCCTGCCATCGTACGCGACATGAGGGCCGTTTCAAGGCGAATTTGTGCGCCGCACAAAATTTCGTCCGTGTGTCACGAAGAGGCCTGCGGCGGAAGCAGGGACACCGTTCCGCCGATGGGGCATTGACGGCGGAACGGCGTTCCCACACCGGGAAGACGGCCCGCCATGGTCCTAGCAGGCAACCGGCCGCGTCTTGGTGCCATGCGACGGCGCGCCGGTATGTGACGGGTCGCACAGCGCGCGCCGCAATTGACCGCCGGCGCACCCGGGTCTAAAAGGACGCTTCCGTGGTGATTTGGCCGGTCGGCTTGCAGCCACGTTAAACAACTCGCTAAAGGACCGCGACGATCAGGGACCGGCAGCGAGTTTTCGCCGCCGGTTTTTTGTTTCGAGAGTTCAGCCATGCCCATCAGGATCCCCGACGCCCTGCCCGCCCGCGACACGCTGCAGGCCGAGGGCGTGATGATCATGGACGAGAAGACCGCCACCAGGCAGGACATCAGGCCGCTGCAGATCGGCCTGCTCAACCTTATGCCCAACAAGATCAAGACCGAGACACAGATCGCCCGGCTTGTCGGCTCGACGCCATTGCAGGTCGAACTCACGCTCGTCCGGATCGGCAATCACCGGTCCAGGAACACCTCCGAGGATCATCTGATCTCGTTCTACA
Proteins encoded in this region:
- a CDS encoding 3-hydroxybutyryl-CoA dehydrogenase; translated protein: MIEELETIGVIGAGQMGRGIAQVSAGAGCRVILSDVSVEAAQAGLDKVADGTGKQVEAGRMEAADRDALLARISVAAGMEGLSDCDLVIEAASENEQVKRAIFAELCPALKPEAMIASNTSSISITRLAAATDRPERFMGIHFMNPVPRMKLVELVRGIATADATFELARAYVDRLGKTATVSEDFPAFIVNRILLPMINEAIYTLYEGVGSVEAIDTAMKLGANHPMGPLELADFIGLDTCLSIMQVLHDGLADSKYRPCPLLVKYVEAGWLGRKTGRGFYDYRGETPVPTR